The DNA window CAATAATAGGGCACGCGCATGACTTAACATCAGATAACAACAgcagtatttattaaaaatatcgtttaattttaatttcgcaTACATTTTCACTTCGTAAATTTATTGTGCTAGACTtgataatttgaattatttgtaatttgtttgcatagcAGCACGCGTTCATCTCTAGTCTCCCATCGATAGCTGCCTATCGAGCCACAGTAACTTAtcgagcagcaacagcagctgatcgtgctttttcgcttttatttgcagtttgtaGTGCAAAAATTTTCGCaatgacaacaataataaaacgcAGTGGTATAATTCAATTGGCAGCAAATGTTTGTGATCTGGAGCGCACTTTGCTAGGCGGCCAGAGCTTTCGGTGCGTATACTATACATAAAAGACATGTTTGTAAGTTAATCATTTGCAGTTGGCGCAAACTGAGCGATGAGCCCAAGGTGCAGTATTGTGGTGTAGCTATGAATACTTATTGGGTGCTAACGCCGGAACCGAAGCATATAGCATATGAAGCGCATTCACTGGATGCAGAGAACAACTTTGATGAGCTGCTAAGCAACTATTTACGCGCTGACTTTGATTTGGAGAAGCAACAACGTCTGTGGATGCAGGCGGATAAGCAGTTTGCACAGTTTGTGAGCAAGCCTGTGCGCATGTTGTCACAGGAACCACTGGAGAATATTGTAAGCTTTATGtgcagccaaaacaacaatataaagcGGTAAGTGTTTGACTTAGCGGCtatattatgtacatatattcaaTGCCAAGCCTTGCAGCATTTCGGCCATGATACAATGGTTCTGTGCCGCTTTTGGCCATAAGATTGGACACTTTAACAATCAAGATGAGTACACATTTCCCACCTTGACGGCTTTAAGCAAGCACAGCCGCAGTCAGATGGAAAAGCAGTTGCGTGTTGCCAAGTTTGGGTATCGTGCCAAATTTATAGCGCGCACATTGGATCACTTGAAGGAGCGCCATGGCAATTTTTGGTTTGATCAACTGCGTAAACGGCCTTACATTGAGGCACGTGAGGCTTTAGTGCTGCTGCCTGGCATTGGCTACAAAGTTGCCGATTGCGTTTGTCTTATGTCCTTGGGTCACTTGGAATCGGTGCCCATAGACACGCACATCTTTAAGCTGGCGCAGCGTTATTATTTGCCAAAtttaacaaagcaaaagaatatTACCAAACAGATCTATGCCGAGGtggcaaaacattttcaacaATTGCATGGCAAATATGCGGGTTGGGCTCAAGCTGTAAGTGTGAGACAGAAagagaattaaataattttatttattgtttgcaatgCGCTTGCTTGCAGGTATTATTCTGCGCTGATTTGCCGCAGTTCCAGGAACAAGCAGAGACAGCTACAAAGCCAGCTAAAGAGCCAACTACAGGACCAGCTACAGAGACAGCTACTAAACCAAGTACAGGAATAGCTACAAAGCTAGCTAAAGAGCCAGCTACAGGGCCAACTAAAGAGACAGCTACAAAGCCAACTAAAGAGCCAACTACAGGGGCAACTAAAGAGCCAACTAAAGAGGAAACTACAGGGCCAACTAAAGAGAAAACTAAAGAGCCAACTACAGGGCCAACTAAAGAGCCAACTACAGGGCCAACTAAAGAGGAAACTAAAGAGCCAACTACAGAGCCAACTACAGGGCCAACTAAAGAGGAAACTAAAGAGCCAACTGAGGAGCCAGCTAAGGAGCCAACTACAGGCCCATCTAAAGAGCCAAATACAGATCCAGCTGAAGAACCAACTTCAGAGCCAATAGCAAAGAAGCCTAAAACATAACATGTAAGTTCCAGCTAAATTTAGACTTTAAGCCAAAGCATAGACGTTGCTATAAATCATGCCTAGAAACTTTTGCTAATGAGCTCAGAAGACTAAGCTAAGTTTGCTCTGTAGTCCAACTGcaagaaatgca is part of the Drosophila busckii strain San Diego stock center, stock number 13000-0081.31 chromosome X, ASM1175060v1, whole genome shotgun sequence genome and encodes:
- the LOC108605763 gene encoding N-glycosylase/DNA lyase; the protein is MTTIIKRSGIIQLAANVCDLERTLLGGQSFRWRKLSDEPKVQYCGVAMNTYWVLTPEPKHIAYEAHSLDAENNFDELLSNYLRADFDLEKQQRLWMQADKQFAQFVSKPVRMLSQEPLENIVSFMCSQNNNIKRISAMIQWFCAAFGHKIGHFNNQDEYTFPTLTALSKHSRSQMEKQLRVAKFGYRAKFIARTLDHLKERHGNFWFDQLRKRPYIEAREALVLLPGIGYKVADCVCLMSLGHLESVPIDTHIFKLAQRYYLPNLTKQKNITKQIYAEVAKHFQQLHGKYAGWAQAVLFCADLPQFQEQAETATKPAKEPTTGPATETATKPSTGIATKLAKEPATGPTKETATKPTKEPTTGATKEPTKEETTGPTKEKTKEPTTGPTKEPTTGPTKEETKEPTTEPTTGPTKEETKEPTEEPAKEPTTGPSKEPNTDPAEEPTSEPIAKKPKT